In the Ranitomeya imitator isolate aRanImi1 chromosome 2, aRanImi1.pri, whole genome shotgun sequence genome, ttctttggaatgcactaccaaggataatacgattaatccccaatccccacagttttaagcgtgccctaacaactcatttgttcagactggcctaccgcctcagtgcattaacctaactattcctgtgtggcccattcaaaattttcttcaaaaccaggttcctcgcatcatgtcctctcacgctttatgcagttaatagccctctgtgtctgtactgctacatacttaggcaggtaactggttcatgcagctttacatgaacacccgaggcttacactatggccggtccgaataactaaagcaattgttaccatccacctctcgtgtctccccttttcctcatagtctgtaagcttgtgagcagggacctcactcctcctggtatctgtgattattgttatgctgtaatgtctattgtctgtacaagtcccctctataatgtaaagcgctgaggaatatgttggcgctatataaataaaactaCTATTATTATTCAAGCCTGCAGTAGGATGTTTCAGGGTTATTGGACAAATATCACACTTTCTACATTTCCTGAAATATCTGTAAGCCTCCAATAACAGGGAAGACCTCGCCAGCTCCCTGAAATGTGGGCATCGCCTGCACCTCCACAAAAGCAATGCTTCTGGAAGGTTTCTTGTGCACAATGCCGGCACACTCCACCATCAAACTGCATCCAAACACGGGTTTGGAGGGCACAAGGCGCCATGATGGGATTTGAGCACCAAACTCACAAAATAACACAAGGGGACAAGTATAAACAGACGTCAACCGCCAGCCCCTGCTCACACTGCAAGTGGTCGGACACTAGAGGCAGAGTGGTGGaaaagaggctgctacagagcagcCAATCAGATGGAAAAGAACACAGCTACAGAGCAGCCAATCAGATCGCATTTACCAGGAAAGATGGCGTTTAAAAGCAGCGACCTGATTGGTTCCTACGGGAGGCCGATTTACTACGCCCAAACTAGAATTTTGCCCTGTTAGTTACACACATGACGATAATCCAATTACTAGCCCTGTTTCGTGTAGCCCACCTCACAATGGTAATGAGCTGTAACCTACGAGGCCGCCATATTTGTTGTGGGCAAAATGCCAGTCTGCGCTCTAACTGCGAGGTTCTTTATAACTTTTACCACGAGACGGCACTTTTTTGCATGGCGTTATAAGGAAATCACTTTATGAGCATTTTTTCCTCCTATTTCTTGAGCCTTGCTCCGGAGGTTACTGATGACGTCATCTTTGAGCGCTGCCGACAGATTAACATGGCGGAGAAGGGAAGCACGCAGGGGTCAGGCGCCAGGGAcgcgaagcagcagcagcagcagcagcaggcgcTCACCCCGGAGCAGATGGCGCTTCTGCGAAGGAGGGAAATGGCGCAGTGGGCGAATTCTGGGAAGCTGAGGATGAGAAATGTAATAACCGGGCTGGCCATAGGCGGCGTAGTGCTGGGCATCTGTATCCTTCCCGTGTCCCGCTCACCTCCCCGCCACCCGGACACACAGGGCTCGGTGGGCCGGCAGGAGGCTGTGCTTCTTTATTTCCTGTGTACAGTGTGTGGGATAGTGCCAGTATGGTGGGCACACAAGGGGCAGTGCGCTCAGCTCCGGCTTCATTCTATGTGCTGTTCTGTTTCTTATTTTGCATTTTATTCctttattt is a window encoding:
- the COA3 gene encoding cytochrome c oxidase assembly factor 3 homolog, mitochondrial, which produces MAEKGSTQGSGARDAKQQQQQQQALTPEQMALLRRREMAQWANSGKLRMRNVITGLAIGGVVLGIYGYTFFSVSQEKFLDELEDEAKVVRANYPKTSAN